Below is a window of Sporosarcina ureae DNA.
TTGCTTATTTAATTGAAATTCAACTTTTATCATAGTGCGGTGAAAGTGAAGGACTTGGAATTAGCGCTCAAATGTTTAATTTGTTTCTCAACAAGGAAAATTAGAAAGAAAAAGGGGGTAGTCCAATGATGGAACCTGTACTTGCGTATAATAATTGGACATGGGTCCGCATTGATGCAGCCACTCAACAGGAGATTAACGCGTCACCGGATATCCCACTTGCCAGCAAACGCTGGGCCATATCGTTGAACGAACGTCAAAATAGCAATCTAGAAATGGACGGAACTGAAGAGGGAAAGGAATCGATGTGGGGCTCCGTTGTCTATTCCCAGAACGTTGAAGTCCGCAGCGAAAAGACCATCCTTCATTATTACCTTACAAAAGATACCCTTCTAACGTCCGGGATCGATACAGCGTTCTTCACAGGCGCTGCCCAACAGCAAGTACTGAAATACATGGACAAAGCAGAAGATGCCATCGAAGGATTCATGGTGCTCATCGGAGAAATCACAAACGTATTTCTACAAGAAATCGATAGCTTTGAAGACCGGATGCATGATTTACTGTGGAGCGTCAAAGCGAAGAATGATGAGCCGGTCTTTGAACAGATTATGGACAATCGGTTCGAAATTCTAGTTTGGAAAAACCTCGTCATTCCGTTCATGGAAATTTCAGAAGCCACAGTGGAAGCATTCGGAGACGACATCATGGAAGGGGATTTCTACAAGCGAACGTGTCGGCGTATCCGACGATGCCGCCAGACGATCCGAGAATACAACGAAGAAATAGGCCAACTGGTCGATCTTGAATCGATCATCTCCTCCTATCGAGGCAATGAAATCGTCAAAACATTGACCGTCATCACGATGCTTTTCACACCGGTAGCCGCTTGGGGTGCCCTATGGGGAATGAACTTCAGATTCATGCCCGAACTCGATTGGAAATATGGCTATGTAGGAGCAATTCTCGTCATCGTTCTGTCTACGTGGGGGTTGTATTACTACTTACGAAAGAAACATTGGATCGGTAGCGTATTGAACAGCTCGAAGGATAAGAATTTTTAGTGAGATAGGTTATCGATAGCGCATATAATTCTGCTTGCAGATAAATAGATTTTCTGGTTGGATTTATTTCCTTCTAGGACAGCGAATTGGGTCATTAGTGAAAACAACGAGAAGTAAGGATTTTGCTGTTTTCACTTGCATCGGTATAACGAAAACACTTTTAGGGAGGAAATTCATTGAAAATTTATGACCAGATGAAGCAAGTGCTGGAAGGAAGAGAAGGGGATATTATTACCGCGGGTGATTTGAAGCGCGAACTTCAATTAATGCATGGTACAAATCCAAGTAGCGTAATTCCATCAGATTTTTGCTATAACCGCTTTAATAATGGCATTACATTTACTAAACATCTATTCGTGTACCTAACGAAAAGTACGTATAAGTACATTGGAGAATATGCCAAATACACAGGAATGATTTTCCACAAGTCAAAAAGCACGCAGGAAGAAGTAGTGATTGGGGAATGGAAGGATGGGGTGAAAACACTCTATCCAGCAGACTTGCAGAATCGCGATACGATTAGTCCCGAACAGATTAAGAATTTGTATGAAGAATATATTCGTGTATTACGTTTTGAGTTACAAGTTTTGTCGTGCCAACCAACAGAATTGCGCCATCTGATTGGAAGGATTGGCGAATTGTATTGTGCCATGATGACGGACGGACAACTCGCCCGTGAAACGAATCAACATGGCTTCGACGTAGTGAGCCAAGGGCGGTTGATTAGCGTCAAAACGACTGCTCAACAAAGTAATAGCTTTATAGTATTTAATAAGAATACGTTCGAGAAGTTCGACGACGTATTTGTTGTCCAATACCGCGATGATGACTTTCACATTCTGTACTATGGATCAAAAACGCTAGTCGAAGACATTGCGCGTACGTATAAAAATATGTATGAAGTGGATTTAGAGAAATTGAAGAAGTTAGATTGGGGGAAAGACTACAAAAGGATGATGAGTA
It encodes the following:
- a CDS encoding magnesium transporter CorA family protein, with the translated sequence MMEPVLAYNNWTWVRIDAATQQEINASPDIPLASKRWAISLNERQNSNLEMDGTEEGKESMWGSVVYSQNVEVRSEKTILHYYLTKDTLLTSGIDTAFFTGAAQQQVLKYMDKAEDAIEGFMVLIGEITNVFLQEIDSFEDRMHDLLWSVKAKNDEPVFEQIMDNRFEILVWKNLVIPFMEISEATVEAFGDDIMEGDFYKRTCRRIRRCRQTIREYNEEIGQLVDLESIISSYRGNEIVKTLTVITMLFTPVAAWGALWGMNFRFMPELDWKYGYVGAILVIVLSTWGLYYYLRKKHWIGSVLNSSKDKNF
- a CDS encoding DUF7225 domain-containing protein, with the translated sequence MKIYDQMKQVLEGREGDIITAGDLKRELQLMHGTNPSSVIPSDFCYNRFNNGITFTKHLFVYLTKSTYKYIGEYAKYTGMIFHKSKSTQEEVVIGEWKDGVKTLYPADLQNRDTISPEQIKNLYEEYIRVLRFELQVLSCQPTELRHLIGRIGELYCAMMTDGQLARETNQHGFDVVSQGRLISVKTTAQQSNSFIVFNKNTFEKFDDVFVVQYRDDDFHILYYGSKTLVEDIARTYKNMYEVDLEKLKKLDWGKDYKRMMSTI